The following proteins are encoded in a genomic region of Marinobacter bohaiensis:
- the ruvX gene encoding Holliday junction resolvase RuvX: protein MPDVGQRRVMGFDFGTRRIGVAVGQEMLGTAKPVAMLKARDGQPNWDEIAALVEEWRPNLFVVGLPLNMDGTESEMCLRARKFGKRLHGRFHHAVEMIDERLSSFEAKGEVMARGGSRDFGTHGVDDLAAVIILETWFAR from the coding sequence ATGCCTGACGTCGGCCAGCGCCGCGTCATGGGCTTCGATTTCGGCACCCGCCGGATCGGCGTCGCCGTGGGCCAGGAAATGCTGGGTACCGCCAAGCCGGTGGCCATGCTCAAGGCCCGCGACGGCCAGCCCAACTGGGACGAGATTGCCGCGCTGGTCGAGGAGTGGCGTCCCAACCTGTTCGTGGTCGGGCTGCCGCTGAACATGGACGGCACCGAGAGTGAGATGTGCCTGCGCGCCCGCAAGTTCGGCAAACGCCTGCACGGCCGCTTCCATCACGCGGTGGAGATGATCGACGAGCGCCTCAGCAGCTTCGAGGCCAAGGGCGAGGTCATGGCCCGGGGCGGTTCCCGGGATTTCGGCACCCATGGTGTCGACGACCTGGCCGCGGTCATCATCCTGGAGACCTGGTTCGCCCGCTGA
- a CDS encoding YqgE/AlgH family protein — translation MTIPEDSLRNRLLVASPYLQDPGFHGTVIYMCEHTSDGAMGLVINRPLEISVGEVLEQLDMDGEELDDPVYAGGPVQPERGFVLHRPFGEWQSSMAVTDQLTMTTSRDILEAIGVGEGPSEFLMALGYSGWSEGQLESELAGSSWLVCPAHHDILFRTESDQRYAAVLRMMGIDLNQLTDTVGHA, via the coding sequence ATGACGATTCCCGAAGACTCACTGCGTAACCGCCTTCTGGTGGCTTCGCCCTACCTGCAGGATCCCGGCTTCCACGGGACCGTCATCTATATGTGTGAGCACACCAGCGACGGCGCCATGGGCCTGGTGATCAATCGCCCCCTGGAAATCTCGGTGGGCGAGGTGCTGGAGCAGCTCGACATGGACGGCGAGGAACTCGACGATCCGGTCTATGCCGGCGGCCCGGTCCAGCCCGAGCGCGGCTTCGTGCTGCATCGTCCGTTCGGTGAGTGGCAGAGTTCCATGGCCGTCACCGATCAGCTCACCATGACCACCTCCCGCGATATCCTGGAAGCCATTGGCGTTGGCGAAGGGCCGTCCGAATTCCTCATGGCGCTGGGCTATTCCGGCTGGTCGGAAGGCCAGTTGGAGAGCGAGCTGGCCGGCAGCAGCTGGCTGGTGTGTCCGGCCCACCACGACATCCTGTTCCGCACCGAGAGCGATCAGCGTTACGCCGCCGTGCTGCGCATGATGGGCATCGACCTCAACCAGCTGACCGATACGGTAGGCCATGCCTGA
- a CDS encoding HU family DNA-binding protein: MRKPELASAIAEQTGLTKEKASEVITAFTDQISAATAKGDDVSLIGFGTFNVRKREARTGRNPQTGATMKIAASKTVGFKAGKALKEAVSK; encoded by the coding sequence ATGCGTAAACCCGAACTTGCCAGTGCCATCGCCGAACAGACCGGCCTGACCAAGGAAAAAGCCAGCGAAGTCATCACCGCCTTTACCGACCAGATTTCCGCCGCCACCGCCAAGGGCGACGACGTGTCCCTGATTGGCTTTGGCACCTTCAACGTGCGCAAGCGCGAGGCCCGCACCGGCCGCAACCCGCAAACCGGCGCCACCATGAAGATCGCCGCCAGCAAGACCGTCGGTTTCAAAGCCGGCAAGGCCCTGAAAGAGGCCGTTTCCAAGTAA
- a CDS encoding aspartate carbamoyltransferase catalytic subunit, translating to MTTTDASARALQLNDQGQLRHFLTIDGLDRDLLTQILDTADSFIEVGERRIKKVPLLRGCTVVNLFFESSTRTRSTFELAAKRLSADVLNLDISTSATSKGESLSDTLLNLEAMASDMFVVRHSRSGAPHFIAESVTPGVAIINAGDGRHAHPTQAMLDMLTIRQHKQRFEGLKVAIVGDILHSRVARSQIQALNILGADEVRLIAPSTLLPSDVESLGCRVDHNMQSGLKDIDVIIMLRLQRERMEGALLPSEREFYKVYGLNTDKLAYAKPDAIVMHPGPINRGVEIESAVADGPRSVILNQVTNGIAIRMAVMSMAMGGQRAQKGQDAEVRS from the coding sequence ATGACCACGACGGACGCTTCCGCCCGTGCGCTGCAGCTGAACGACCAGGGCCAGCTGCGGCATTTCCTGACGATCGACGGCCTCGATCGCGACCTGCTGACCCAGATTCTCGACACCGCCGACTCCTTCATCGAAGTGGGCGAGCGGCGCATCAAGAAAGTCCCGCTGCTGCGCGGCTGTACGGTGGTGAACCTGTTCTTCGAGTCCAGCACCCGCACCCGCAGCACCTTCGAGCTGGCGGCCAAGCGCCTGTCCGCCGACGTCCTCAACCTGGACATCAGCACCTCGGCCACGTCCAAGGGCGAGTCCCTGTCCGACACCCTGCTTAACCTGGAGGCCATGGCCAGCGACATGTTCGTGGTGCGTCATTCCCGCAGCGGTGCGCCCCATTTCATTGCCGAGTCCGTGACCCCGGGCGTGGCCATCATCAACGCCGGCGACGGCCGCCACGCCCACCCCACCCAGGCGATGCTGGACATGCTCACCATCCGCCAGCACAAGCAGCGCTTCGAGGGGCTCAAGGTGGCCATCGTGGGGGATATCCTGCACTCGCGGGTGGCCCGCTCACAGATCCAGGCGCTCAATATCCTGGGGGCCGACGAGGTGCGTCTGATCGCCCCCAGTACCCTGCTGCCCAGCGACGTGGAAAGCCTGGGCTGCCGGGTGGACCACAACATGCAGTCCGGCCTCAAGGACATCGACGTGATCATCATGCTGCGTCTGCAGCGGGAGCGGATGGAGGGCGCCTTGCTGCCCAGTGAGCGGGAATTCTACAAAGTGTACGGCCTCAATACCGACAAGCTGGCCTACGCCAAGCCGGACGCCATCGTTATGCACCCGGGCCCGATCAACCGGGGCGTGGAGATCGAGTCGGCGGTCGCCGACGGGCCGCGTTCGGTGATCCTCAACCAGGTCACCAACGGCATCGCCATCCGCATGGCGGTGATGTCCATGGCCATGGGAGGACAGCGTGCCCAGAAAGGACAGGACGCGGAGGTGCGCTCATGA
- the pyrR gene encoding bifunctional pyr operon transcriptional regulator/uracil phosphoribosyltransferase PyrR: MTALLKVDALLDDLEQGLRRILQARNIDDPVLIGIRTGGVWLADVLHKRLELTEPFGELDISFYRDDFSRIGLNPKVRPSHLPFETEGRHIVLVDDVIMSGRTIRAAMNEIFDYGRPAGIILATLIDLGARELPIQPDVVGQSLSLKANERVKLKGPDPLSVELRQADAPASSTGQGA; the protein is encoded by the coding sequence ATGACTGCATTGCTGAAAGTGGACGCCCTGCTCGACGACCTCGAGCAAGGCCTGCGCCGTATCCTGCAGGCGCGCAACATCGATGATCCGGTGCTGATCGGCATCCGCACCGGGGGCGTCTGGCTGGCGGATGTCCTGCACAAGCGCCTGGAGCTGACCGAACCCTTCGGCGAGCTCGACATTTCCTTCTATCGGGATGATTTCTCCCGCATCGGGCTCAACCCGAAGGTGCGTCCGTCCCACCTGCCATTCGAAACCGAAGGGCGCCACATCGTGCTGGTGGACGACGTTATCATGAGCGGACGCACCATCCGCGCGGCCATGAACGAGATTTTCGACTACGGTCGACCCGCCGGCATCATCCTGGCCACCCTGATCGACCTGGGCGCGCGAGAGCTGCCCATCCAGCCGGATGTGGTGGGTCAGTCGCTCAGCCTCAAGGCCAATGAGCGGGTCAAACTGAAGGGCCCGGACCCGTTGAGCGTGGAATTGCGCCAGGCCGACGCCCCGGCGTCTTCCACCGGACAAGGAGCCTGA
- a CDS encoding putative solute-binding protein produces MFLFARGVLAADGEIIQRSFCVFDPVGANGPLFAITQTFKPVALREGVALDLRAYTDEKVAAEDFKAGQCDAVLLTGTRAREFNKFTGSLEAMGAIPGEEEMRLLFNTLSQPKAKPLLTNERYEVAGIFPGGAVYLFTRDRRIDTVEELQGKKVATLDYDTASLTMVRHVGASVVGANSASFAGKFNNGSVDIAYAPAVAYTPLELYKGVQPDGGVFRYAVAYMNFQVILHRDRFPEDAGQMVRDEAVKRINEAYQIIAQAEAEIPEEAWMNPPQEDVAEYDEMLRQVRLSLLEQGVYDERAIRLMKAIRCRVDGARAECASS; encoded by the coding sequence ATGTTCCTGTTCGCCCGCGGTGTCCTGGCCGCCGACGGCGAGATAATCCAGCGCAGTTTCTGCGTGTTCGATCCGGTCGGCGCCAACGGCCCGCTGTTCGCGATCACCCAGACTTTCAAGCCGGTGGCCCTGCGCGAAGGAGTGGCGCTGGACCTGCGCGCCTATACCGATGAGAAGGTCGCCGCCGAGGACTTCAAGGCCGGGCAGTGCGACGCGGTGCTGCTGACCGGTACGCGCGCGCGGGAATTCAACAAGTTCACCGGCAGTCTGGAGGCGATGGGCGCGATTCCCGGCGAAGAGGAAATGCGCTTGCTGTTCAACACCTTGAGCCAGCCCAAGGCCAAGCCCCTGCTGACCAACGAGCGCTACGAAGTGGCTGGCATCTTCCCCGGCGGGGCGGTCTACCTGTTCACCCGCGATCGCCGCATCGACACCGTGGAAGAGCTGCAGGGCAAGAAAGTGGCAACCCTCGACTACGATACCGCGTCGCTCACCATGGTGCGCCACGTGGGCGCGTCGGTGGTGGGCGCCAACTCCGCCAGCTTCGCGGGCAAATTCAATAACGGCTCTGTGGACATCGCCTACGCGCCGGCGGTGGCCTACACGCCGCTGGAACTTTACAAAGGTGTCCAGCCGGATGGCGGCGTGTTCCGGTACGCCGTGGCCTACATGAATTTCCAGGTCATCCTGCATCGTGACCGCTTCCCGGAAGACGCCGGCCAGATGGTGCGTGATGAGGCGGTCAAGCGGATCAACGAGGCCTACCAGATCATTGCCCAGGCGGAGGCGGAAATCCCCGAGGAGGCCTGGATGAACCCGCCGCAGGAGGACGTGGCCGAGTACGACGAAATGTTGCGCCAGGTGCGGCTGTCGCTGCTGGAGCAGGGGGTGTACGACGAGCGGGCCATTCGCCTGATGAAAGCGATTCGCTGCCGGGTGGATGGGGCGCGGGCGGAATGCGCGTCGAGCTGA
- a CDS encoding chemotaxis protein CheW, which translates to MSAQAAPFAVLTDIARRSKSRASGLPAQQEAIELWNGIGFTLAGQRYVAPMGEVVEILHVPRYTHVPGVRSFMLGAANVRGRLLPLIDLAYFFDMNRASRSHRDRRVLVIERDDLFSGLVVDSVSGMQYFATESFTEEVAAEVPDIVKPFVQGGYRRNEETWNVFSTFALMDDERFLDVSQW; encoded by the coding sequence ATGTCCGCCCAGGCTGCCCCTTTTGCCGTACTGACGGATATCGCCCGGCGTAGCAAGTCCCGTGCATCCGGACTGCCAGCCCAGCAGGAAGCGATCGAACTGTGGAACGGCATCGGTTTTACCCTGGCCGGCCAGCGTTACGTCGCGCCCATGGGTGAGGTTGTCGAGATACTGCACGTCCCCCGCTACACCCACGTACCGGGGGTTCGTTCGTTTATGCTCGGCGCCGCCAACGTCCGCGGCCGCCTGCTGCCGCTGATCGATCTCGCCTATTTCTTTGACATGAACCGTGCATCGCGCAGTCATCGCGATCGCCGGGTGCTGGTCATCGAGCGGGACGACCTGTTCAGCGGCCTCGTCGTCGACAGCGTTTCGGGCATGCAGTATTTCGCCACGGAGAGCTTCACGGAGGAAGTCGCCGCCGAAGTCCCAGACATCGTCAAGCCTTTCGTCCAGGGAGGCTACCGACGCAACGAGGAAACCTGGAACGTGTTCTCGACCTTCGCCCTGATGGACGACGAGCGCTTTCTGGATGTTTCGCAGTGGTGA
- a CDS encoding TRAP transporter large permease subunit, whose translation MPVTVLSQSVPSRSGLEWFSSLPACLLLLLVVLFSTSSDIHNQMLRFGEQTWNGYYKLRTDPVAPQCNPARDVEAAVARKLAESRQAQDDPVMGLLGEQAVDPADVRAAVENAVALCRAKHAEFASLQGQLTPALEAYRAVERAVADLIALGLTSQRYILVVLVMLCAATATLTRHHIAMRAIETRRDYRVSYGLQTLANLMLLGSSVLFRQTSHDAAAISLEREILHDLWIVGFAALSLASAYRLWRVPDDLAPGGDWFKAGLAVPLYTGMCLVSGTYFALQGHAAGIGVYLDKMMELADMFLNVALYVWVGMMLKQTRLATLVFNVFRPWRLPPEMLAVVAVIVAAVPTAYTGASGIFVIAAGAVIYSELRAAGARRHLALAATAMSGSMGVVLRPCLLVVVIAYLNREVTTDDLFGWGVWVFMLTAVLFLVVSLSVNRQSRFQLAPVSEAGPAMMRALVPLAPYAWVTAAVVLGYRWLLDVDMDEFSAPRILPVIMLALLVYEHLSPGRSETRNGTRLNRPGIERCVRGATNDTTSEIGALLLLLGLSVSIGGVIERAEIMQMLPQAFASPWTAMILMVGVLVILGMIMDAFGAVILVSATVATMAYASGIDPIHFWMTTLVAFELGYLSPPVALNHLLTRQVVGEAEVSAAMAQTGTFYQRHERIIMPLIVMGIALLLVAFVPLAFYA comes from the coding sequence ATGCCGGTAACCGTGCTCAGCCAATCCGTGCCCTCGCGCAGCGGGCTGGAGTGGTTCTCCTCGCTGCCCGCCTGCCTGCTGCTCCTGCTGGTGGTGCTGTTTTCCACCAGCAGCGATATCCACAACCAGATGCTGCGCTTCGGCGAGCAGACCTGGAACGGCTATTACAAGCTGCGCACCGATCCGGTCGCCCCGCAGTGCAACCCGGCCCGGGACGTCGAGGCGGCGGTGGCGCGCAAGCTGGCGGAATCGCGCCAGGCCCAGGATGACCCGGTGATGGGCCTGCTCGGCGAGCAGGCGGTTGATCCGGCGGATGTCCGCGCGGCGGTGGAGAATGCCGTCGCCCTGTGTCGGGCGAAGCACGCCGAATTCGCCAGCCTCCAGGGCCAGCTCACACCGGCCCTGGAGGCCTATCGGGCCGTTGAGCGGGCGGTGGCCGACCTGATAGCCCTGGGTCTCACCTCCCAGCGTTACATCCTGGTGGTGCTGGTGATGCTCTGTGCGGCTACGGCCACGTTGACCCGCCACCACATCGCCATGCGCGCCATCGAGACGCGGCGGGACTACCGCGTCTCCTATGGCCTGCAAACCCTCGCCAACCTGATGCTGCTGGGTTCCAGCGTGCTGTTCCGCCAGACTTCCCATGACGCCGCGGCCATCAGCCTGGAGCGGGAGATCCTGCACGATCTGTGGATTGTCGGCTTCGCCGCGCTCAGTCTGGCCAGCGCCTATCGGCTGTGGCGCGTGCCGGATGATCTGGCACCGGGCGGCGACTGGTTCAAGGCCGGGCTGGCGGTGCCGTTGTACACCGGCATGTGCCTGGTCTCGGGCACCTACTTTGCGCTGCAGGGCCACGCCGCCGGTATTGGCGTCTACCTGGACAAGATGATGGAGCTGGCCGACATGTTCCTCAACGTGGCGCTCTACGTCTGGGTCGGCATGATGCTCAAGCAGACGCGGCTGGCGACCCTGGTTTTCAACGTGTTCCGGCCCTGGCGGCTGCCGCCGGAAATGCTGGCGGTGGTGGCAGTGATCGTGGCGGCGGTGCCGACGGCCTACACCGGCGCGTCGGGGATCTTCGTGATCGCGGCAGGCGCGGTCATCTACTCCGAGCTGCGCGCGGCCGGCGCCCGTCGGCACCTGGCGCTGGCGGCGACGGCCATGTCCGGTTCCATGGGGGTGGTGCTGCGGCCCTGCCTGCTGGTGGTGGTGATCGCTTACCTGAACCGGGAAGTGACCACCGATGACCTGTTTGGCTGGGGTGTCTGGGTGTTCATGCTCACCGCGGTACTCTTCCTTGTCGTGTCGCTGAGCGTGAATCGCCAGAGTCGTTTCCAACTGGCGCCTGTTTCGGAAGCCGGGCCGGCCATGATGCGGGCGCTGGTTCCCCTGGCCCCCTACGCATGGGTGACGGCCGCGGTGGTCCTGGGCTACCGCTGGCTGCTGGATGTGGACATGGATGAGTTCTCCGCCCCCCGTATCCTGCCGGTGATTATGCTGGCGCTCCTGGTCTACGAACACCTGTCACCGGGGCGCTCGGAAACGCGCAATGGAACGCGTCTCAACCGGCCGGGGATCGAGCGCTGCGTGCGCGGCGCTACCAACGACACCACCTCGGAAATTGGCGCGCTGTTGCTGTTGCTGGGATTGTCGGTGAGCATCGGCGGGGTGATCGAGCGGGCGGAAATCATGCAGATGCTGCCCCAAGCGTTTGCCTCGCCCTGGACGGCAATGATCTTGATGGTGGGGGTGCTGGTGATTCTGGGCATGATCATGGACGCCTTTGGCGCGGTCATCCTGGTCAGCGCCACGGTGGCGACCATGGCCTACGCCAGCGGCATCGATCCGATCCACTTCTGGATGACCACGCTGGTGGCCTTCGAGCTGGGTTACCTGAGCCCGCCGGTGGCGCTGAACCATCTGCTGACGCGCCAGGTGGTGGGCGAAGCGGAAGTCTCGGCGGCTATGGCCCAGACCGGCACCTTCTACCAGCGCCATGAGCGGATCATCATGCCTTTGATTGTCATGGGCATTGCGTTGCTGTTGGTGGCATTTGTGCCGTTGGCTTTTTATGCGTGA
- a CDS encoding dihydroorotase, translating to MSQSESLRIANGRLLDPLSGQDSRQSLLIRDDRIAAIGAEADAAPADRVLDAAGGLITPGFIDLYCNLREPGNGQKGSIASETHAAARGGYTTVCAAPDSSPVNDSSAIAHLIRDVAERDAPIRVLPLGAATKGLNGELLSDMVGLTQAGCVALSNGPAPLANARILRRCMAYAQTFGITLMLQPQNEMLAADGFAHDGLITAQLGLLGIPEVAETTAVMEMILLAEETGVRLHLSQLSAARSVDMVAQARQRGVPVTADVAMHHLVFTEQALAGFDSRYHVQPPLRSEEDRQGLIEGVRSGAISAIVSQHQPQDPAAKNAPLGDTEPGLSSIESVLSLGLMLVERGELELQSLIRALTSGPAQVLGRPAPSLASGELADLCWIDPDARWTATPETLRSVGKHAPLMDTPLPGRVNRVWMAGREAYSREPGFGAG from the coding sequence ATGAGTCAGTCTGAATCCCTGCGCATCGCGAACGGCCGCCTGCTGGATCCGCTGAGCGGGCAGGACAGCCGCCAGTCCCTGCTGATCCGCGACGACCGCATCGCCGCCATCGGCGCCGAGGCCGACGCTGCCCCGGCCGATCGCGTGCTGGACGCCGCCGGCGGGCTGATTACCCCGGGCTTCATTGATCTTTACTGCAACCTGCGCGAGCCGGGCAACGGCCAGAAAGGCTCCATCGCCAGCGAAACCCATGCGGCGGCCCGTGGAGGGTACACCACCGTCTGCGCCGCACCGGATTCCTCGCCGGTCAACGACTCCAGCGCCATCGCCCACCTGATCCGTGACGTGGCGGAGCGCGATGCGCCCATCCGCGTGCTGCCGCTGGGCGCGGCCACCAAGGGGCTCAACGGCGAGCTGCTCAGCGACATGGTGGGTCTGACCCAGGCTGGCTGCGTGGCCCTGAGCAACGGCCCGGCGCCGCTGGCCAACGCGCGCATCCTGCGCCGCTGCATGGCCTACGCCCAGACTTTCGGCATCACCCTGATGCTGCAGCCCCAGAACGAGATGCTGGCGGCCGACGGCTTTGCCCACGACGGCCTGATCACCGCCCAGCTGGGGCTGCTGGGTATTCCCGAGGTGGCTGAAACCACGGCGGTGATGGAAATGATCCTGCTGGCGGAGGAAACCGGGGTGCGGCTGCACCTGAGCCAGCTGTCCGCCGCGCGCAGCGTCGACATGGTGGCCCAGGCGCGCCAGCGCGGAGTGCCGGTGACCGCCGACGTGGCCATGCATCACCTGGTCTTCACCGAGCAGGCCCTGGCCGGCTTCGACAGCCGCTACCACGTGCAGCCGCCGCTGCGCTCGGAAGAGGACCGCCAGGGGCTGATTGAGGGCGTGCGCAGTGGCGCCATCAGCGCCATTGTCAGCCAGCACCAACCGCAGGACCCGGCCGCCAAGAACGCGCCGCTGGGGGACACGGAGCCTGGCCTGTCCAGCATCGAGAGCGTCCTGTCGCTGGGCCTGATGCTGGTGGAGCGCGGTGAGTTGGAACTGCAGTCGCTGATCCGCGCGCTGACCAGCGGTCCGGCCCAGGTGCTGGGTCGTCCGGCGCCGTCCCTGGCCAGCGGCGAACTGGCGGACCTGTGCTGGATCGATCCGGATGCCCGCTGGACGGCCACGCCGGAAACGCTGCGGTCGGTGGGCAAGCACGCGCCGCTGATGGACACGCCGCTACCGGGCCGGGTCAACCGTGTCTGGATGGCGGGCCGGGAGGCCTACAGCCGCGAGCCGGGCTTTGGCGCCGGCTAA
- the pilG gene encoding twitching motility response regulator PilG, with translation MDDNFENLKIMVIDDSKTIRRTAETLLKKVGCEVITATDGFDALAKIADSQPDIVFVDIMMPRLDGYQTCALIKNNSAFKKTPVIMLSSKDGLFDKAKGRIVGSDQYLTKPFSKDELLNTIRQYVPTPEQ, from the coding sequence ATGGATGACAACTTCGAAAACCTGAAGATTATGGTGATTGACGACAGTAAGACGATTCGTCGCACCGCCGAAACCCTGCTCAAGAAGGTTGGCTGTGAAGTCATCACCGCAACGGATGGATTCGATGCTCTCGCCAAGATCGCAGACTCGCAACCCGACATCGTGTTCGTAGACATCATGATGCCGCGGCTCGACGGCTATCAGACCTGCGCTCTCATCAAGAACAACTCCGCCTTCAAAAAGACTCCCGTCATCATGCTGTCCAGCAAGGACGGCCTTTTCGACAAGGCCAAGGGACGTATTGTCGGTTCGGATCAATACCTGACCAAGCCGTTCAGCAAGGACGAGCTGCTGAACACGATCCGTCAGTATGTTCCCACACCGGAACAGTAA
- the pilH gene encoding twitching motility response regulator PilH codes for MARILIVDDSPTEVKKISSILEKHQHEVLSADNGADGVAKARAENPDLVLMDVVMPGLNGFQATRQLTRSPETASIPVVIVTTKDQETDRVWGTRQGAKGYLVKPVEEDELIKTIDSLIA; via the coding sequence ATGGCCCGCATCCTGATTGTCGACGACTCTCCGACCGAGGTTAAGAAAATCTCCAGCATCCTGGAAAAGCATCAGCACGAAGTGCTGTCCGCCGATAACGGCGCCGATGGCGTTGCCAAGGCGCGCGCCGAGAACCCGGACCTGGTCCTGATGGACGTGGTCATGCCCGGGCTCAACGGCTTCCAGGCCACCCGCCAGCTGACCCGTTCGCCGGAAACCGCGTCCATCCCTGTCGTCATCGTGACCACCAAGGACCAGGAAACTGACCGCGTCTGGGGTACCCGTCAGGGCGCCAAGGGCTATCTGGTCAAGCCGGTCGAAGAAGACGAACTGATCAAGACCATCGACAGTCTGATCGCCTGA
- the gshB gene encoding glutathione synthase codes for MTVRLGIVMDPIQDIHFKKDTSLAMLWAAQQRGWELIYMEQPDLYLDGGEARARVQALTVRMDPDDWFTLGDDRDMALGELDVILMRKDPPVDREFMMATYILDAAADQGALVVNPPAALRDCNEKLFATRFIDCTPPLVVTRNADRLREFYARHGDVIMKPVDGMGGKSIFRVKENDANLGVIIETLTQDGNHQIMAQKFLPEIKDGDKRILLIDGEPVPYALARIPSQGENRGNLAAGGRGEGRELTARDREICERIAPSLKEKGLIFVGIDVIGDYLTEINVTSPTCVRELDREFGIDISSQLLDAIEKRLA; via the coding sequence ATGACTGTCAGACTCGGTATCGTCATGGATCCAATCCAGGACATCCACTTCAAGAAGGACACCTCCCTGGCGATGCTCTGGGCCGCCCAGCAGCGCGGCTGGGAGCTGATCTACATGGAACAGCCGGATCTGTACCTGGATGGCGGAGAAGCCCGGGCGCGGGTGCAGGCCCTGACCGTGCGCATGGACCCGGACGACTGGTTTACCCTGGGCGACGACCGGGACATGGCGCTGGGCGAGCTGGACGTGATCCTGATGCGCAAGGATCCACCGGTGGACCGGGAGTTCATGATGGCCACCTACATCCTGGACGCCGCGGCCGACCAGGGCGCGCTGGTGGTGAACCCGCCGGCGGCGCTGCGAGACTGCAACGAGAAGCTGTTCGCCACCCGCTTCATCGACTGCACGCCGCCGCTGGTGGTGACCCGCAATGCCGACCGCCTGCGCGAGTTCTACGCCCGCCACGGCGACGTCATCATGAAGCCGGTGGACGGCATGGGCGGTAAGTCGATCTTCCGGGTCAAGGAGAACGACGCCAACCTGGGGGTGATCATTGAGACCCTGACCCAGGACGGCAACCACCAGATCATGGCGCAGAAGTTCCTGCCCGAGATCAAGGACGGCGACAAGCGCATCCTGCTGATCGACGGTGAGCCGGTGCCCTACGCGCTGGCGCGGATTCCGTCCCAGGGTGAGAACCGCGGCAACCTGGCGGCCGGTGGTCGTGGCGAAGGGCGCGAGCTGACCGCGCGCGACCGGGAGATCTGCGAGCGCATCGCGCCGAGCCTGAAGGAGAAGGGGCTGATCTTCGTCGGCATCGATGTGATCGGCGACTACCTGACCGAGATCAACGTCACCAGTCCCACCTGCGTGCGCGAGCTGGATCGCGAATTCGGCATCGATATCTCCAGTCAGTTGCTCGATGCCATCGAGAAACGCCTGGCGTAA
- a CDS encoding energy transducer TonB: protein MAVQVSDFDRFSFTLFMALALHAVIVLGVSFAPDDPVPAAETLEITLSQFDDQEDPDKADFLAATSQQGSGTQDEKQELTTTHQAPLNNSQVKQVQPQPKAQQSSEPQPQEAREVVTTTAKSQPAAQQKPREKPVEDAPVKKKQSLMERSLEIASLEARLDRQQRAYAKKPRVLRVTAASTLKSANAWYVQNWVSKVTKVGNLNYPPEARSSGIYGSLRMVVVLEKDGSVKDVEILNSSGSKVLDDAAIRIVRLSAPFAPFPPEMREQADQLEIIRTWSFQRRGLSSG from the coding sequence ATGGCTGTCCAGGTCAGTGATTTTGATCGGTTCTCTTTTACGCTGTTCATGGCGTTAGCGCTCCACGCGGTCATCGTGCTGGGCGTGTCGTTTGCGCCGGACGATCCGGTGCCCGCTGCCGAAACCCTGGAAATCACCCTGTCCCAGTTCGACGACCAGGAAGACCCGGACAAGGCCGACTTCCTCGCCGCCACCAGCCAGCAGGGCAGTGGCACCCAGGATGAAAAGCAGGAGCTGACCACCACCCACCAGGCGCCGCTGAACAACAGCCAGGTCAAGCAGGTCCAGCCTCAGCCCAAGGCCCAGCAATCATCCGAGCCCCAGCCGCAGGAAGCCCGCGAGGTGGTGACCACCACCGCCAAGTCGCAGCCGGCGGCCCAGCAAAAGCCCAGGGAAAAGCCGGTCGAGGACGCGCCGGTCAAGAAAAAGCAGAGCCTGATGGAGCGCAGCCTGGAAATCGCCAGCCTCGAAGCACGGCTTGACCGGCAGCAGCGCGCCTACGCCAAGAAACCCCGTGTCCTGCGGGTGACCGCCGCCTCCACGCTCAAGTCCGCCAATGCCTGGTACGTGCAGAACTGGGTCAGCAAGGTCACCAAGGTGGGCAACCTCAACTATCCGCCCGAAGCGCGCAGCTCGGGCATCTACGGTTCCCTGCGCATGGTGGTGGTGCTGGAGAAGGATGGCAGCGTCAAGGACGTGGAAATCCTCAACTCTTCCGGCAGCAAGGTGCTGGACGACGCGGCCATCCGCATCGTGCGTCTGTCGGCGCCGTTCGCGCCCTTTCCGCCGGAAATGCGCGAGCAGGCCGACCAGTTGGAAATCATCCGCACCTGGTCGTTCCAGCGCCGTGGCCTGAGTTCCGGCTGA